CCCAGGTAAAGAAATAGCCTGGCTAGGCCAGAGGCATTGAAATCATGCCTCCGACTCAATCTTGCCAAACATTTATTCGTACCGAAGCGCGACCATTGGGTCTACTTTGGTTGCGCGCCGCGCCGGGATGAAGCAGGCAAGCAAGGCGACAGCGGCGAGCGTCAGGGCGATGGCGACGAACACCAAGGGGTCAGTCGCGCTGACGTTAAACAGCATCGTCTTCATCAATCTGCTCAGGAAAATTGCGCCGACGACGCCAAGCCCCAAGCCGACCACAGCCAGCAACATTCCTTGCTGCACGACCAGCTTCAAAACGTCAGACGCTTGTGCACCGAGCGCCATCCGTAAACCGAGTTCGTGCGTGCGCTGCGTGACCGAATACGCCATCACACCGTACAAACCAATTGCCGATAGCAACAGCGCCAAGCAGGCAAACACGCAAATCAGCAACAATGCAAATTTTCGCTGGGTCATCGAATCAGCGACGAATTGTTCCATCGTGCGCACGCGGAAGACGGGCAAATCCGCATCGGCGGTTTTGATGACGCCGCGCACCGATCCGGCAAGACTGTTGGGATCGTTCGGCGTGCGGATGACCAAGGCCATTCCGGGCTGCGGTCGTTGCTGATGCGGCATGTAATATTGAGCACGCGATTCGCCTTCCAAGTCCATGAATTTGACGTGGCCGACGATGCCCACGATTTCGCGCCAGATGCGTTTGTCCGGTGTGCCTTCGAAACTGATGCGTTTGCCCAATGGGTCTTCGTTCGGCCAATACTTTTGCGCCAGCGACTGGTCAATGATTGTCACCGGCAAGCTTTCGGCGGTATCGCGCTCTTCGAAATACCGCCCGCGAATCAACGGGATACCCATCGTTTTGAAGTAATCCGGCGTCGCAGCCCAGCGCGCCCCGTGGGGCAAAGATTGTCCTTGCAGAACGTCGCGGCCTTCGATGCGGAAACTTCCACTGGACCCACTGCCGCTGAATGGCAGGACGGAAACCGCTCCGACGGATTGAACGCCCGGCAATGCGCGAACGTCGTTGATGATCTGTTTGTAAAAGTTGGCGCGCTGCGGAGCATCACTGTATTTCGTAGCAGGCAGCGACAAATGCATGGTCAACAAGCCTTGCGGGTTGAAGCCAGGATTGACTTGTTGAACGTGCACAAAGCTTTTGACCAGCAATCCGGCTCCAACCAGAACCGCCAGCGCCAACGCGATTTCGACGACAACCAATGAACTGCGAATCCATTGTTTGGTTGTGGCGGCGGCGCTACGCCCGCCTTCTTTCAAGGTTTCGTGAAGATCGGCTTTGGTCGTTTGAATCGCCGGAACGATGCCGAACAAAATGCCTGTTAGAATCGAAACGCCGAAGGTGAACAGCAACACTTTCCAATCCAGACTGATTTCGCTGGCGCGCGGAATGCGGTCTTCGTTCAGGGAAATCAGTGTTTTGACGCCCCAGTAGCCGATCACCAACCCGAAGGCTCCGCCGACGAAAGACAGCAAAACGCTTTCCGTCAATAGTTGCCGGATGATGCGCCAGCGCCCGGCTCCGAGCGCCGTTCGGACGGCGATTTCTTTTTGCCGAGCCGCCGCACGCGCCAGCAACAGATTGGCGACATTGGCGCAGGCAATCAACAACACGAAGCCCACGACCAGCATGACAATCCACAGCATCGTGCTGATGTCGCCGACGACTTGCTGGCGAAACGAAGTCAGCAGCAAATCCCAATTCGTGGCGTCGGCTCCCGGCATATACTGCTGACGCAAATTTGACGCGATGGTGCGCATTTCGGCCTGCGCCTGCTCCTGAGAAACTCCCGTGCGCAACCGTCCCATCACCGCCAGAAATTCATTGGTCAAACTGTTGGAGGAAAGCTGATCCGGCGTGAACACAATCGGCGCCCACAGGTCAACGATCATTCCCATTTCGCGCCCAAACTGGAAACTCGGCGGCATCACCCCCACGACAGTGTAATTTTCGCCGTTCAGCGACAGCGTTTTGTTCAAAATGTTTTTGTCGCTGGCAAAACGCCGCTGCCAGAATCCGTGGCTCAACACCACGACGCGATTTTTGCCTTCGGAATCTTCGCCGACGGCAAAGGTGCGCCCCAACGCCGCTTGCGCTCCCAACAATTCAAAGAAGTTCGCGGTCACCGTTTGCCCGGTCAATCGTTCCGCTTCGCCTTCGCCCGTCAGATTTGCTGCCCACCCGGTCATTGCGGCAATGCTTTCAAACGATTTGGCATTGTCGCGGTAATGTGTGTAGCCAAACGCCGAAACCGAAGCTTTCAAATTGATCTTCTGGTAGTTGTGGTTGATCAGCATCAACTGTTCGGGATTTTTGTAGGCCAGCGGGCGCAGCAAAATGGCGTTGATAACGCTGAAAATGGCGCTGTTGGCTCCGATGCCCAGAGCCAGCGTGAGCAGCGCAACGATGGCAAAGCCTGGACTTTTGACCAGCGTGCGAAAACCGAATCGCAAATCTTGCAGCAATGTTTCCATGGTCCCTCCGAAGGATTGGGTTACTCGTCCACAAACAAAAACGAAAAAACACGAAGCCGAAGGTGCAATCTTTCCATCAGCTTCGTGTCATCAAGACTGGAAATTACGTGGAAGAATCCACTTAGAGACGCTTCGTAAGTGCGTCTACGCGCCAAGAAGTTTCAGAAGTTTGATAATTCGCGTGTATGGGGAAGGATTTCTGATCGGCTCCGCCGTCTTTTATGCAAGCAAACTCAGGCGATGCAGCTAGACAGTTTTTTACCTTCGCCGCATCGCCATTACAAACAGTCTGAAACAGAGGGTCAGGCCATACACGGAGCTTTGCTCCACGTTCTGCGTTAGTGAGTGACCGCTTCTTCTTCAACAACGCGACCGTCGAAAAGGTGAATCGAACGGTCGGCGTGGCGGGCAAAGCGAGAATCGTGCGTGACCATGCAAATCGTTGCGCCGTTGCGATGAAGTTCGCGGAGCAGTTCCATCACGGCATCGCCGTTTGTCGAATCCAGGTTTCCGGTAGGTTCATCCGCCAGCAGGATCAATGGATCGCCAACGACGGCGCGGGCGACGGCAACGCGCTGTTGCTGACCGCCGGACAGTTGCGAAGGCAAATGTTTGGCGCGATGCGCCATGCCGACTTTTTCCAGCGCAGCGTTGACGCGCTGTTTGCGCTCTGTACTGCTCATGCCGCGATAGGTGAGCGGCAATTCGACGTTTTCGTAAACGGTCAAATCGCCGATCAGGTTAAAGCTTTGGAAAATGAACCCGATTTCGCGGTTGCGAATGCGGGCGCGCTCGGAAAGGCTCAGGTTCTGAACCGGTTTGCCGTTCAGACTGTAACCGCCGTCCGAAGGCGAATCCAACAAGCCCAGAATCGAAAGCAGTGTGGATTTGCCGCAACCCGACGGCCCGGCAATGGATACATATTCGCCTTTGGCAATTTCCAGATGAATTCCCGACAAGGCATGCGTTTCAACTTCGTCGGTGTAAAAAACCTTGGTTACTGAATCCAAGCGCAACAGTGGTTCGCTCATTTTTATTCTCCCAATTTCGTTTAGAGTACCGCCTTCAGGCGGCTTGGTTGTTGATCGGAGTCAGCCGCCTGAAGGCGGTACTCTGAACTTAGTTCAATCGTATTCGTGTGACGTTATCACCCAACTGCGAGGTATCGGAAACAATGACTTTGTCGCCGACTTTCAATCCTTTGACGATTTCGACGGTCGTAACGGAAGTGCGGCCAATTTCTACTGGCACCAATTCAGCGTGTTGTTCATCAGGGTCCAAACGGAAAAGTTTGATTGTGCTGTTTTCCTGCCCGAAGGTCGGACGTTGCATGTTCATCACGTTATCCAACCGTTCCAGTTCGATTTTGCCGTCAACGCTCATATCCGGGCGCGCGCCGGGCGGCAATGCCGCTTCCAGCGAAACATCTACTGTAACCGTTCCGTTTTGTGCCGCCGGATCAACACGAGTGACGTGGCCTGGGATGATTCCGTTTCGTGTGTCAATCGTTGCTGGCAATCCAATACGAATGTCTTTGAGTTGGGTTTCAGCAATTCTGACCTGTGCCTTCAACCGGCTGTTGTCGGAAACGCGCGCCAGATTGGTTCCCGGCGAAACCTGTTGGCCGACTTCGACGGCAAGTTGTTGCAACACGCCGCTCATTCCAGCGCGGACGCGCAGGTCGGCAACCTGTTTGCGGCGCAATTCGACCAGCGCGCGGCGTTGGTCGAGCGTGGCCTGACTGACCGCCAACTGCGTTTTCATGGACTCGGTCGTCATTTCAATCCGCTTCTTTTCCAGTTCGTTACGCGTCGCCAGTTCGTTCGTTTTGGTTTGTTTTTGCTTGTACTGCAAATCCGAATACAAACCATCTTTGACCAGTTGGGCGTAAGAATCCGAATCCATCTTGGCCACTTGATAATCGGATTCGACTGTCGCCGCGGTCGCTCGCTGATTCAATAACTGCGTTTCCAAATCTGTCTTTTTGTTGACGTATTCGGCTTCCGCAGACTTCAGTTGCAATTCGGCGTCCTGCAATTGTTGCTGCAATTCCTGGTTGCTTAGCTCAAAAATGACTGTGTCAGGAGTTACCGTGGTGCCAGGTTGCACCAAACGTTTTTCGACTTTGCCGCTGGTAATGGCGGGAATCCAAACGATTTCTTCGGGAACCAGCGTCCCGAGTCCTTGGACTTGCCGAACCATCTCTCCACGTTTCACGGTGTCAACGATGACCGTCGAACGTTCGACCGTTTGTGCAGCAGGCTTTAACCTGGCCAACACCACGCTGATGACTCCGACGGCTCCCAGCGCCAAAACGATATAAATTACGCGGCGAATTTTTCGATTCCGCGCCACCGATTTTTCACGAGGTTTATCCATAAAAACTCCAAAACAAAATCAATTGCCTGATGACCTTTAGAAATCTTTCTTTTGTTCAATAGCCAAATTCCGTGCCAGCCAGTCAATCTTCGCTCAGAACCGATAACTGACCAATTTACAGCGTTTATCAATTCCCGATGGTGGAAGGCGTTACGCTCCGTGTCCGTTTCTGGGAATTCGATTTCCCAGAACTGAACCCAGCAATATTTTTGCCTTTTGATTTTTGCCTTTTGTCTTTTGCCTTACAATGCCCGCCGTATGCTTCAACTCAACAATTTGACCAAGGACTATCCGACGCCCAACGGACGCTTGCCGATTCTCGACCGTGTCACGCTGAGTTTCAACCGAGGCGATGCCGCAGCGATTATGGGACCGTCCGGTTCCGGTAAAAGCACGCTGCTGTATTTGCTCGGCGCGCTCGATCCTCCAACCAGTGGAACTGTAATGCTGGATGGACAAAATCCCTTTGAACTGGACGAAGCCAGACTCGCCGCATTTCGCAACGAAAAGATCGGTTTTATTTTTCAGGATCACAGTTTGTTGCCGCAATGTTCTGCGCTGGAAAACGTGCTGACGCCCACATTGGTTTCCAAAAGCAATGGCAAGTCTGTCGAACGCGCGCAAGTTTTGCTGAAACAAGTCGGCTTGGCGGAACGCATGCACCATCGTCCGGCGGAATTGTCCGGCGGAGAAAAACAGCGCGTGGCGATTGCTCGCGCATTGATCAATCAGCCGCTGCTGCTGTTGGCCGACGAACCGACCGGCAACCTGGATCATGACACTGCGGAAACCGTTGCCGATTTGCTGCTGGATTTACACCACCAACAACAAACCATTTTGATCGTCGTCACGCACAGCGCAGAACTGGCTGCGAAATTTCCAATTCGATTTAATCTTGTTGACCGACAACTTCGCCGCGCGTCATGAACCTTTCAACCCTTATCAAAAATAATCTTAAGTACTTTCGGCAAACCAATCTCGCTGTCATTTTGGGCGTGGCAATTGCGACCGCAGTGCTGGCCGGAGCGTTGCTGGTCGGCGATTCCGTTCGCGCCAGTTTGCAAGACCTGGCGTTGGCGCGGTTGGGCAAAACCGATTTGCTGGTCACCTCCACGGGATTTTTCCGCGAAGCTTTGGCGGACGATCTGAAATCGGCGCAGAACTTTTCGACCAACTTCAACGATGCCTGCCCGCTGATTGCTATCGAAGGCGTCGTCACGCACAGCGATACGAACGCCCGCGCCGGAAACGTCGCGGTTTACGGCGTGGATGAACGCTTCTGGAAATTTCACGGCTCCAGCGTCGCTCCGCCCGAAGACAATGATTTATTGGCCAGCGCTGCACTGGCTTCGGAATTGAACGCCAAACCAGGCGACACGCTGATTCTGCGCATCGAAAAACCATCGGCGATTCCGGTCGAATCGCTGCACGGTCGCAAAGAAGATTTGGGCCGCAGCGTTCGCCTGACCATGCGCGAAGCTTTGCCCGCAGGTTCCATCGGCGAATTTTCGCTTCGCCCGCAGCAAGGCGCTGTGCGCGCCATCTTCCTGCCGCTGAAAAAACTGCAACGCAACATCGAACAGGACAACAAAGCCGACGCGATTCTGGTTTCGCAAATTCATCCCGATCAAGACGCACTGCCGCAACGCAATATCCTGCCAGAAAATTTGGTCGCTGGAATGTTGCAAAAAACATTTATGCTTGCTGATTTAGGATTGGAGCTCCGCGTGCTGGAAGCCGCACAAGCCGTGTCCTTGGAAAGCGACAGCGCTGTGCTGAGTGATACGTTAGCGGACAAAGCCAAGACTGCGGCAAAAAATCTGGGCTTAAAAACCGATCCGTTTCTGACGTATCTGGCCAACTCGATTCGCATTAGTGACAAAGAAGTTCCCTATTCCCTGCTGACGGCGACAGACGAATTCTGGTCGCAAGAAGGCGATCTTCCCAAAACCGATCAGCCGCGCGGATTGATTTTGAACGATTGGGCTGCGCGCGATTTGGGCGCAAAGGTCGGCGACGACGTCACATTTGAATACTACGTCTGGAAAGAAGAAGGACGGCTGGACACCAAACAAGCCACGCTGAAACTGGAGCGGATCGTGCCGGTACAGGGACTGGCCGCCGACCGAAATCTGGCGCCGGAATATCCGGGCATTTCCGACGCCAAAAGCCTGGCCGATTGGGATCCGCCATTCCCAGTGGATTTAAGCCGCGTTCGCAAAATTGACGAAGAGTATTGGGACAAATATCGAACGACGCCCAAAGCTTTCATCCCGCTGGAAACCGGACAAAAGCTGTGGGGGACGCGCTGGGGCAAACTGACTTCGATTCGCATTTATCCGAAAGAGTCTGGAGTACCGCCTTCAGGCGGCAGCCCCGCTTCAGCAAAGATACCGGCTGAAACCCGTACTCCGAACACCAGCGAACCGGAAATAACAAGACAGAGTTTCGAGCAAACATTGCGCGATGCGCTCAATCCGACTGAAATGGGGTTGTCGGTTCAATCCGTGAAATATGAAAGCCTGCGGGCTTCACGCGGAGCGACGGATTTCGGCGAATACTTCACCTATTTCAGTTTCTTTCTGGTCGTGTCGGCGCTGTTGTTGACGACGTTGTTTTTCAAACTCGGCATTGAACAGAGATTACGCGAAATCGGATTGCTGCGCGCGCTTGGGTTTTCGATCAAACAGGTACGCTCACTGTTTTTGCGCGAAGGGTTGTTGCTGGCCGTGATTGGCAGCGTGGTGGGCTTGATCGGCGCGATTGCCTACGGCTGGTTGATGATGTTCGGCTTGCGCACATGGTGGGTTGGCGCGGTAGGAACGACCTTGCTGCGGTTGCACATTTCGCCGATTTCGCTGGCCATCGGAGCCATTTGCGGCATCATCACCGCGCTGTTGTGCATCTGGTTGACGCTGCGCGGATTGCGGAAAACTTCGCCGCGGAATTTGCTCGCGGGTTCGGTTGTCGGTGATCGGTTGTCGGTGGCCGGTGATTCGCCCAGTCGCCGCTTCACCCTGTCTCCCCGTCTTTTTGCAATCGTCTTCGCGGTGCTCGGCGTGGCGATGCTGGCCAGCGCGAAATTCATCGGACAGGTCGGAGCTTTTTTCGGTGCGGGAACCTTTCTGCTGATTGCGCTGCTGTTCTTTTGGTCTGCGTGGCTGAAAAGCGACAAGCGACAAACCATTTCCGGCCACGGGCTTGCGCCAATGGCTCGGCTGGGATTTCGCAACGCGACCATTCGTCCCAGCCGCAGCGTGCTGTGCATTGCGCTGATCGCTTCAGCGGCATTCATCATCGTCTCGGTGGATGCGTTTCGCAAAGACAGCGGCGCAGTTTCGAGCGATCCGAAATCCGGCACGGGCGGATATCCCTTGATGGCCGAAAGCCTGTTGCCGATTGTTCACGATCCGAACGGCGAACAAGGCCGCGAAGAATTGAACCTGACCGATGAGGTTTTCAAAAACGTGCGGCTGACGCGCTTTCGATTGCGTCCGGGCGATGACGCCAGTTGTTTGAACCTGTACGCGCCGCGCAGCCCGCGCGTGTTGGGCGCAACCGAAGAGTTTATCAACGCCAATCGCTTTTCCTTCGCCAGTTCCCTAGCCCAGACAACCGAAGAAAAAGCGAATCCTTGGCTACTACTCAATTCATCCCCAACTCCCAACTCCCAACTCCCAATCCCTGTTATCGCCGACGCCAATTCGTTGACCTACGTGCTGCATCTGAACGTAGGCGATGAAACCGCGCTGACTTCCAGCCGTGGTGAGGTCATCAAACTGAAAGTCGTGGGCGCGCTGGCCGACACCATTTTTCAAGGCGAGTTGCTGATGTCAGAACAAAACTTCGTCAAGGTTTTCCCGGATGAACAGGGCTACAGAGTCTTTTTGGTGGAAACCACAAAGCCAAGGGAAACCGCCGCCGCGTTGGAAGACAAACTTTCCGATTACGGTTTCGACGCGATTTCGACCGACGAAAAACTGGCCAGCTTTCATCAAGTCGAAAACACCTACCTTTCGACGTTTCAAACGCTTGGCGGGTTGGGATTGCTGCTGGGGACCTTCGGGCTGGCAACCGTGCTGCTGAGAAACGTGCTGGAACGCCGCCGCGAATTGGCATTGATGCGCGCAGTCGGATATCAATCCTCACACCTGTCGTTGATGGTCGTCGCCGAAAACGTGTTGCTGCTCGGATGCGGATTGCTGACCGGCGTGGTTTGCGCGGCGCTGGCTGTCGCTCCGGCATTCATCGCGCGCGGAGGCAAACTGTCCGCTGTCTCACTGATTCTGTTGCTGCTGGCTGTATTATTGACGGGCCTTGCGGCGTCGCTGCTGGCGGTGATGGCGGCGGTTCGTTCGCCATTGCTGACTTCGCTGAGAACCGAATAACCCACACACTTCGAGAAGGAGAAATTGATGCTTCGTCAACGAATCAATTTTTGTTTGCTGCTGATTTTCGTCCTAACACTTGTTCAGGCTGCGCGGGCTCAAGACTGGACGCAATGGCGCGGAGCCAATCGTGACGGCACGATTGCAGGCTTCGTCGCTCCCAAAGTTTGGCCGGAGCAATTGAAATCCAAATGGAAAATTCAGGTGGGCGTTGGCCACGCTTCGCCGCTGGTCGTTGGCAAACAAGTCTTCCTGCATTCGCGGCAAGGCGAAAACGAAGTCGTTGCCGCGTACGATTTGGAAACCGGCAAATCGCTTTGGCAGGATAGCTATCCGGTCGCGTACACAATGAACCCGGCGGCAACCGGCCACGGCAAAGGGCCGAAATCCACACCGATTGTCAGCGGCGGCAAACTGTACACGCTGGGCATTACAGGCGTGCTGTCGTGTTACGACACGGCCAAAGGCAAGCTGCTTTGGCGAAAGGATTTTGGCCAGAAGTTCGGCGCAAAAGCTCCGTTTTTTGGAACGGCGATGTCGCCGATGGTGGATCGCGGTTTGTTGATCGTTCACGCAGGCGGCAACGACCAAGGCGGCATGGTCGCGCTGGATGCGGCGACGGGCGCGGAAAAATGGACTTGGACGGGTGACGGCCCCGGCTACGCGTCGCCGATCGTGGTCGAAATCGCAGGCAAACGACAGATCGTCACGCAATCGCAAAAAAACATCGTCGGCATTTGGGAAGACAACGGCGGCTTGTTGTGGAACATTCCTTTCGACACCGAATACGTGCAAAACATCGTTACGCCGATTCGGTACAAAGACCTGCTGATTTTTTCGGGCATTAACAAAGGCGTGTTTGCCGTGCGCGTCGGTTGGAAAGACAAATGGGTGACGGAAACCGTTTGGCACAACAAGGAAGTCGGGATGTACATGAATTCGCCCGTGCTGAGCGGCAATCTGTTGTTCGGCATGTCGCACAAAAACAAAGGGCAGTTTTTCTGCCTGGACGCTGCGACGGGAAAAACCTTGTGGACAGGCGATCCTCGGCAAGGCGAAAACGCCGCCATGCTGATTGCCGGAGACACGATCTTTTCGTTGACCAACGACGCAGATTTGCTCATCACCAGTGCCGCCGCCAAAGGCGCAACCGTCATCAAAAAATACAAAGTCGCCAATTCGCCCACCTGGGCGCACCCCGCCATTGTCGGCAACCGAATGTTGATCAAGGATGAAAACTCGCTGACTCTGCTGAGCCTTGAATGAGTCTCCTTTTTTCACCACAAACAGCGCAAAAAGTTTTTGCGCTGTTTGTGGTTGATTCTTCCCTGCCCCGATCTGAACTTGCCGCAATGAATCAACTTGTCGAATCTACTCAGACCAGTAAACCGCTTGCGCCCAAATTGATAGCGGGATTGTTGCTGCTGTGGTTGATGGTCGCTGCGCTGTTGACGTTTTCGCGGTTGACGCACCCGGCGTTTGGCGTGCAGGGCGATTTGACGCTGCATTACCACATCACGCGGTCTTACGCGCAGAGCTTTGCCGAGGGCGATTGGCTGCCACGCTGGGCTGGTTTGCTGGATGGGGGCCGTGGCGATGCGCTATTCACGTTTTATCCGCCGCTTTGTTATTTCACCAGCGCGCTGCTGATGAAGCTGTTCGGATTGGACGTGCTGAATTCGATCAAAGCCCTCACGTTTCTGACGCTGTTGCTGGCGCAGGTGACGGCGTATCTGTTCGCGCGGGAGTTTTTTTCGCGGCGTCTAAGTGTACTGGTTTCGCTGGGGTACGTGTTATTGCCCGCGTATCCATTGATCTGTTTGCATCGGGCGTTTTTGGCGAATGCTTTTGCGCTGAGTTTCACGCCGCTCGCATTGAAGTTTGCATATCGTTTACTGGAACCCGGTCGCTACCGCTCTCGGTACTGCATCGTTGGGTTTGCGCTCAGTTTCAGCGCGATCATCCTGTCGCACGCCATTACGACTTACTTGACGGGATTGACGATTGGCTTTCTGGCGCTGGCGTTATTGCCGCGCGCAGGATGGCGCGGATGGCTACGGCTTGGCTTGGCGGGATTGGTTGCGCTGGCGTTGACGGCATTTTTTCTGTTGCCACAACTGGTCGAAGCCGATTGGGTGCAATTGAAACTGCAACTTGTCCAACAGGATTACCGCAACTATTTTCTATTCGCCAAACCGCTGAACGCTGACCGGTATCGCCAGGCGTGGGCGGGCGTCAATGACTTCACCAGTTATTTGACGCTGGCGCAGACCTTGACCGGCGCGTTGCTGGCGCTGTTGTGCTTTCCCGTTTGGCGTCGAGACAAGCTGTCGCCGCTGGTTTGGTTCGGCGCGGCGCTGACCGGTTTCGGGTTGTTGATTTCGCTGCCTGCGGCGGAATTGCTGTGGCGCTATCTGCCAGGCCTGAAGTTCATTCAATTTCCGTGGCGCTTTCAACCATACGTCGCGCTGGGCTGTGCGCTATTGGCCGCAATCGCGATACAAAGTTGGCATTTGATCAACAAACGGTTGCGAATGTTGACGCTCGCCGGATTGACGTGGCTGGTGATTGCGTGCGCGGCGTTTACGTTTATGATCGCTCGACTGGAAGAAAAAGAAGTCACACGCGATCAGGTCATCGCCGGATTGACCGCTGCTGACGCCCGCCCCATCACAACCGAAGAAGGCCGACGGTTGCAAAACGAAGACGATATGAAATACCTGCCGTATTCGGCGAATCAGTTGTACTTTCGCCCTGTCGGAGCGGGTTTTCTGCTTTACCCGCCGGCAACGAAACCCGGCGGCGCAAGCCTGGCAAGTGGTTATGGCGAGTTGAAAACGGAGAAACTGGAAATCGCCCACCGCGAATTTTTGATCGAATGCCCTGTGGTTTCTCAACTGCGAATTGAAACTTATCGCCATCCGAACTGGGTTGTCAGGCTGAATGGCAACGAAGTTGAAATCAAATCAGAAGCCGAAACAGGCTTGATGCTGATTGACATCCCAGCCGGACGGCACCATTTGAGTTTGCGCTTCGAAGCCCGCCACCTGAGCGCCGGACTGGGAAAGTGGATTTCGATTGCTGCCTGGATTTTGATTGCCACGCTGTCTGGCTTGCGACTGATTCGACGCCAATGACCAGATCCAATTCCGAACTGAAAACTGCGTTGATTTGGACGGTTGCGTCGCGGCTTGCGTATTCAGTACTGGGCGCGCTGGCTGCGCCGTACCTGAAACTCAATTCAACGCTGATTCACAGCAACGATTTGACCGACAACCTGATGCCGCACGAAGCGGGTTGGCCATATCGGTTGCTCGGCGTGTGGGAACGCTTCGATACGCTATGGTATGTGGAAATTTCCCGGCATGGGTACGCGCGGCCTGACGCTGTCGTTTTCTTCCCGCTATATCCACTGTTAATTCGTTTGTTGTCGGAAGCGATGTCGCCGCTGGCGGCGGCGTTGGTGATTTCGACCGTCGCGGCTTTCTTTGCCTTTTGGGGATTTCAAAAACTGTTGGCGTTGGATTTGCCGAAAGAAACGGTTAAACGCGCGTTGCTTTTTTTCGCGTTGTGGCCGACGGCGTTCATTTTGTTCGCCGGATATCCCGAATCGCTGCTGATCGCGTTGATGATTTGGGCGGTCTGGCACGCGCGAAACGGGCGCTGGTGGTTGGCGGGAATCCTGGGCTTGATGGCCGGGCTGACCAAAGCCGTTGGATTTTGCATCCTCGTTCCGCTGGCGGTGTTGGCGTTCAAAGAATGGCGCTGGCGCACCTGGCCAAGCTTTTTGCCATTGCTGGCGGCTCCGCTGGTGACGCTGGCGGTCTGGCTTTCGGGCCAGTCGCTGGCGTCTGATGCGTATCCGAAACATTGGCGCACGGAAATCGCGTTTCCATTGACGACGCTGTGGACAAGTTTGCGCGAAGCCTTTATGACGTTTGATGCCGTGTTGCTGCTGAATTTGCTGGCATTGGCGGTTGTTTTCATTCCTACCTTCCTCAAACGAATCCGATCCGAATACCTGCTGTTTTCCCTTTCTGCGCTGACGATGTTTCTGGCCAAGAAAACCGATCCGTTGCTGCAAAGTTCCAGCCGGTATGTGTTGGCGGTTTTCCCTGCATTTGGCAGCCTGGCGGTATTGATCAAACATCCTTTCCTGATTGCGCTCGGCCTGATCGTTTTGTGCCTGTTGCAGGTTTTGCTGCTGTGGTCATTTTTTGAGTGGGCCCTGGTTGTGTAAAGAGGGTTTGAGCTTCAGCAAAACTGGCGGCTATACTGCCCGCATCGTATGAACCAGCTTGCGGGAATTTACATTCACATTCCGTTTTGCGACACGCGCTGTCATTATTGCAATTTTGCGACAGGCGGTTATGAATCCGATTTGGCGCGGCGGTACGTTGAAGCTTTGCGCACGGAAATCCAGCGCGCTGAAACCAAGCCGGAAATGCAGGCCGTGGATTCGATTTACTTCGGCGGAGGCAC
This region of Acidobacteriota bacterium genomic DNA includes:
- a CDS encoding ABC transporter permease produces the protein METLLQDLRFGFRTLVKSPGFAIVALLTLALGIGANSAIFSVINAILLRPLAYKNPEQLMLINHNYQKINLKASVSAFGYTHYRDNAKSFESIAAMTGWAANLTGEGEAERLTGQTVTANFFELLGAQAALGRTFAVGEDSEGKNRVVVLSHGFWQRRFASDKNILNKTLSLNGENYTVVGVMPPSFQFGREMGMIVDLWAPIVFTPDQLSSNSLTNEFLAVMGRLRTGVSQEQAQAEMRTIASNLRQQYMPGADATNWDLLLTSFRQQVVGDISTMLWIVMLVVGFVLLIACANVANLLLARAAARQKEIAVRTALGAGRWRIIRQLLTESVLLSFVGGAFGLVIGYWGVKTLISLNEDRIPRASEISLDWKVLLFTFGVSILTGILFGIVPAIQTTKADLHETLKEGGRSAAATTKQWIRSSLVVVEIALALAVLVGAGLLVKSFVHVQQVNPGFNPQGLLTMHLSLPATKYSDAPQRANFYKQIINDVRALPGVQSVGAVSVLPFSGSGSSGSFRIEGRDVLQGQSLPHGARWAATPDYFKTMGIPLIRGRYFEERDTAESLPVTIIDQSLAQKYWPNEDPLGKRISFEGTPDKRIWREIVGIVGHVKFMDLEGESRAQYYMPHQQRPQPGMALVIRTPNDPNSLAGSVRGVIKTADADLPVFRVRTMEQFVADSMTQRKFALLLICVFACLALLLSAIGLYGVMAYSVTQRTHELGLRMALGAQASDVLKLVVQQGMLLAVVGLGLGVVGAIFLSRLMKTMLFNVSATDPLVFVAIALTLAAVALLACFIPARRATKVDPMVALRYE
- a CDS encoding ABC transporter ATP-binding protein, yielding MSEPLLRLDSVTKVFYTDEVETHALSGIHLEIAKGEYVSIAGPSGCGKSTLLSILGLLDSPSDGGYSLNGKPVQNLSLSERARIRNREIGFIFQSFNLIGDLTVYENVELPLTYRGMSSTERKQRVNAALEKVGMAHRAKHLPSQLSGGQQQRVAVARAVVGDPLILLADEPTGNLDSTNGDAVMELLRELHRNGATICMVTHDSRFARHADRSIHLFDGRVVEEEAVTH
- a CDS encoding efflux RND transporter periplasmic adaptor subunit; translation: MDKPREKSVARNRKIRRVIYIVLALGAVGVISVVLARLKPAAQTVERSTVIVDTVKRGEMVRQVQGLGTLVPEEIVWIPAITSGKVEKRLVQPGTTVTPDTVIFELSNQELQQQLQDAELQLKSAEAEYVNKKTDLETQLLNQRATAATVESDYQVAKMDSDSYAQLVKDGLYSDLQYKQKQTKTNELATRNELEKKRIEMTTESMKTQLAVSQATLDQRRALVELRRKQVADLRVRAGMSGVLQQLAVEVGQQVSPGTNLARVSDNSRLKAQVRIAETQLKDIRIGLPATIDTRNGIIPGHVTRVDPAAQNGTVTVDVSLEAALPPGARPDMSVDGKIELERLDNVMNMQRPTFGQENSTIKLFRLDPDEQHAELVPVEIGRTSVTTVEIVKGLKVGDKVIVSDTSQLGDNVTRIRLN
- a CDS encoding ABC transporter ATP-binding protein, translating into MLQLNNLTKDYPTPNGRLPILDRVTLSFNRGDAAAIMGPSGSGKSTLLYLLGALDPPTSGTVMLDGQNPFELDEARLAAFRNEKIGFIFQDHSLLPQCSALENVLTPTLVSKSNGKSVERAQVLLKQVGLAERMHHRPAELSGGEKQRVAIARALINQPLLLLADEPTGNLDHDTAETVADLLLDLHHQQQTILIVVTHSAELAAKFPIRFNLVDRQLRRAS